A genomic stretch from Thermomonospora umbrina includes:
- a CDS encoding serine/threonine-protein kinase yields MQPETVTLGPDDPRRLGGYVLLGRLGEGGQGVVYLGRDADGGLVTVKLLRGGRAAGQRARSRFVKEAAAARQVEGPHTARVLAAKVTGDRPYIVSEYVQGPSLQQVVADRGPLPEERLHKIALRTARALAAIHRAGVVHRDFKPGNVLLAKGGAKVIDFGVARALDSTTITTGPVGTPAYMAPEQIEDEPVGPPADVFAWAAAMVFAATGRPPFGTGPNAAVMRRVASRRPNLGDMEGPLRDLVVRCLDKNPAARPTAPQLIRALREGRPPAVEPRPSGIPRYRWRMMVALAVVITAGFTAGVLFPTG; encoded by the coding sequence GTGCAGCCCGAAACGGTCACCCTGGGGCCCGACGATCCCCGCCGCCTCGGCGGATACGTCCTGCTGGGCCGGCTCGGCGAGGGCGGCCAGGGCGTCGTCTACCTCGGCCGGGACGCCGACGGCGGGTTGGTCACCGTCAAGCTGCTGCGCGGCGGCCGGGCGGCGGGGCAGCGCGCCCGCAGCCGGTTCGTCAAGGAGGCCGCCGCCGCCCGCCAGGTCGAGGGGCCGCACACCGCCCGGGTGCTCGCCGCCAAGGTGACCGGCGACCGGCCCTACATCGTCAGCGAGTACGTGCAGGGGCCGTCCCTGCAGCAGGTCGTCGCCGACCGCGGCCCGCTGCCCGAGGAGCGGCTGCACAAGATCGCGCTGCGCACCGCCCGGGCGCTGGCCGCGATCCACCGGGCCGGGGTGGTGCACCGCGACTTCAAGCCGGGCAACGTGCTGCTGGCCAAGGGCGGCGCCAAGGTCATCGACTTCGGCGTCGCCCGCGCGCTGGACAGCACCACCATCACCACCGGGCCCGTCGGCACCCCCGCCTACATGGCCCCCGAGCAGATCGAGGACGAGCCGGTGGGCCCGCCCGCCGACGTGTTCGCCTGGGCCGCGGCCATGGTGTTCGCGGCCACCGGACGCCCGCCTTTCGGGACGGGGCCCAACGCGGCCGTGATGCGGCGGGTGGCCTCGCGGCGGCCCAACCTCGGGGACATGGAGGGGCCGCTGCGCGATCTGGTGGTCCGCTGCCTGGACAAGAACCCGGCCGCCCGGCCCACCGCGCCGCAGCTCATCCGGGCCCTGCGGGAGGGCCGTCCGCCGGCCGTCGAGCCGAGGCCGTCGGGCATCCCCCGCTACCGGTGGCGCATGATGGTCGCCCTGGCCGTGGTGATCACCGCGGGCTTCACCGCCGGGGTGCTGTTCCCCACCGGGTGA
- a CDS encoding carboxymuconolactone decarboxylase family protein: MPQQTPHAAQTPRLAPLDEAAWDDVLKGVVAVTGPLNIFTTLGRHSELFRAWIGLGSMMLLGGTLGPRIRELAILRVAHNSGCAYEWDHHVRIGRDAGLTEVEIGALAGDLDAHAWTSEDWAVVAAADELHATSTLSDAVWSALAKRLDERALIELVMLIGHYQMLAYALNALRVQPDAD, translated from the coding sequence ATGCCTCAGCAGACTCCGCACGCAGCACAGACACCGCGCCTCGCGCCGCTGGACGAGGCGGCCTGGGACGACGTCCTCAAGGGCGTCGTCGCCGTCACCGGCCCCCTCAACATCTTCACCACCCTGGGCCGGCATTCCGAACTGTTCCGGGCGTGGATCGGTCTCGGGTCGATGATGCTGCTCGGCGGAACGCTGGGCCCGCGGATCCGGGAGCTGGCGATCCTGCGGGTGGCGCACAACAGCGGCTGCGCGTACGAATGGGACCACCATGTGCGCATCGGCCGCGACGCGGGGCTGACCGAGGTGGAGATCGGCGCGCTGGCCGGGGACCTGGACGCGCACGCCTGGACCTCGGAGGACTGGGCGGTCGTGGCCGCCGCCGACGAGCTGCACGCCACCTCGACGCTGAGCGACGCCGTGTGGTCCGCCCTGGCCAAGCGCCTCGACGAGCGCGCGCTGATCGAGCTGGTCATGCTGATCGGCCACTACCAGATGCTCGCGTACGCCCTCAACGCCCTGCGCGTCCAGCCGGACGCCGACTGA
- a CDS encoding polyprenyl synthetase family protein, translating into MSAGRIRKEIDHALLTFVDRQRPGMLAIGDDLRPLLSALDALLAGGKRLRPAFCYWGWRAAGGEDIAAARGIAVAAASLELLQASALVHDDVMDASDTRRGRPSAHRRFEAVHREQGWRGASASFGEGAAILLGDLCLAWSAEMFDASGLDPEPLRRGREVFDLMRTEVICGQYLDMLESARGAGSVETALNVVEFKSAKYTIERPLHMGAELAGATPETVAALRAYGLPLGIAFQLRDDVLGVFGDPAETGKPAGDDLREGKRTVLVALALERATPAQAETVERGLGDTALTADGVAELRSIIEETGALDACEAMIDRYTARARDALAAAAVAPDAREALGDLAVAATARSV; encoded by the coding sequence ATGTCCGCCGGCCGCATTCGCAAGGAGATCGACCACGCGCTGCTGACCTTCGTCGATCGGCAGCGTCCCGGCATGCTCGCGATCGGCGACGACCTCCGCCCCCTGCTCTCGGCGCTGGACGCGCTGCTGGCCGGGGGCAAGCGACTGCGCCCCGCGTTCTGCTACTGGGGCTGGCGGGCCGCCGGCGGCGAGGACATCGCTGCGGCGCGGGGCATCGCGGTCGCCGCGGCCTCGCTGGAGCTGCTGCAGGCCAGCGCGCTGGTCCACGACGACGTCATGGACGCCAGCGACACCCGCCGGGGCCGCCCGTCGGCGCACCGCCGGTTCGAGGCCGTCCACCGCGAGCAGGGCTGGCGGGGGGCGTCGGCGTCGTTCGGGGAGGGCGCGGCGATCCTGCTCGGCGACCTGTGCCTGGCCTGGTCGGCGGAGATGTTCGACGCCAGCGGGCTCGACCCGGAGCCGCTGCGCCGGGGCCGCGAGGTGTTCGACCTGATGCGCACCGAGGTCATCTGCGGCCAGTACCTGGACATGCTGGAGAGCGCGCGCGGCGCCGGTTCGGTCGAGACGGCGCTGAACGTGGTGGAGTTCAAGAGCGCCAAGTACACCATCGAACGGCCTCTCCACATGGGCGCCGAGCTGGCCGGCGCCACCCCCGAGACGGTGGCCGCGCTGCGGGCGTACGGGCTGCCGCTGGGCATCGCGTTCCAGCTCCGCGACGACGTCCTCGGCGTCTTCGGCGACCCGGCCGAGACCGGCAAGCCCGCGGGCGACGACCTGCGCGAGGGCAAGCGCACCGTGCTGGTCGCCCTCGCCCTGGAACGGGCCACCCCGGCGCAGGCCGAGACCGTGGAGCGGGGGCTCGGCGACACCGCGCTGACCGCCGACGGGGTGGCCGAGCTGCGGTCGATCATCGAGGAGACCGGGGCGCTCGACGCCTGCGAGGCCATGATCGACCGGTACACCGCGCGGGCGCGGGACGCGCTGGCGGCCGCCGCGGTGGCCCCGGACGCCCGGGAGGCGCTGGGCGACCTGGCCGTCGCCGCCACCGCACGCAGCGTCTGA
- a CDS encoding acyltransferase family protein: MSTMIEAAPAPAPGRRPSAADLAARTPRDRDRYVDLLRVFSLATVVAGHWLMAVLATGPDGRVRAGNALAIMPSLQPLTWLLQVMPLFFFVGGFSHATALRRAPSYASFVRGRAARLLIPTAVFAGVWSSVAVLIELAGRDGGVLRLVTRMVAQPLWFIGVYLGVVAFAPLMWRMHRAHGVAVPVALGAGVVAVDVLRFRYGVDAIAPLNLLLVWLAVHQLGFFYADGRLGRRTVRALTAGGVTAMLALIAYGPYPLSMVGMPGAKISNMSPPTLALFAHGLWLIGLAMLLRGPVTRLLARPRVWIAVIAANGLAMTAFLWHLTALFLVCAVQLALGLTQPPVGDATWWLLRPAWIGILVLVTAGLVAVFRRADRPRRLAPRSYGTARGVTGMVLCLIGVLGLSTVGFGGALAGRSATLIALPVTPLRSLALLVAGAALLGLWTRDGAETRKADATTLG; encoded by the coding sequence ATGAGCACGATGATCGAGGCGGCCCCGGCGCCCGCGCCCGGCCGCCGCCCCTCGGCCGCCGACCTTGCGGCGCGGACCCCACGGGACCGGGACCGCTACGTCGACCTCCTGCGGGTCTTCTCCCTGGCGACGGTGGTGGCCGGTCACTGGCTGATGGCGGTGCTCGCCACCGGCCCCGACGGCCGAGTGCGGGCCGGGAACGCGCTGGCGATCATGCCTTCCCTGCAGCCGCTGACCTGGTTGCTGCAGGTGATGCCGCTGTTCTTCTTCGTGGGCGGCTTCTCGCACGCCACCGCGCTGCGACGCGCGCCCTCCTACGCCTCCTTCGTCCGGGGAAGGGCCGCGCGGCTGCTGATCCCGACCGCCGTGTTCGCCGGGGTGTGGTCGTCCGTCGCGGTTCTCATCGAACTCGCGGGCCGGGACGGGGGCGTGCTCAGGCTGGTCACGCGGATGGTCGCCCAGCCGCTCTGGTTCATCGGCGTCTACCTGGGCGTGGTGGCGTTCGCGCCGCTCATGTGGCGGATGCACCGCGCGCACGGAGTCGCGGTGCCGGTGGCGCTGGGCGCGGGCGTCGTGGCGGTGGACGTGCTCAGGTTCCGGTACGGCGTCGACGCCATCGCCCCCCTCAACCTGCTCCTGGTGTGGCTGGCGGTGCACCAGTTGGGGTTCTTCTACGCCGACGGCAGGCTGGGCCGCCGCACGGTCCGGGCGCTGACGGCGGGCGGGGTCACGGCGATGCTCGCGCTGATCGCGTACGGCCCGTACCCGTTGTCCATGGTGGGGATGCCGGGCGCGAAGATCTCCAACATGTCGCCGCCCACCCTGGCGCTGTTCGCCCACGGGCTGTGGCTGATCGGCCTCGCGATGCTGCTGCGCGGACCGGTCACGCGGCTGTTGGCCCGCCCCCGCGTCTGGATCGCGGTGATCGCGGCCAACGGGCTGGCCATGACCGCCTTCCTCTGGCACCTCACGGCGCTGTTCCTGGTCTGCGCCGTGCAACTGGCCCTCGGCCTCACGCAGCCGCCCGTGGGGGATGCGACCTGGTGGCTGCTGCGGCCGGCCTGGATCGGGATCCTGGTTCTGGTCACCGCCGGGCTGGTCGCGGTGTTCCGCCGGGCCGACCGGCCCCGCCGGCTCGCGCCGCGCTCGTACGGGACGGCCCGCGGCGTCACCGGGATGGTCCTGTGCCTGATCGGGGTGCTGGGGCTGTCCACGGTCGGATTCGGAGGGGCGCTGGCGGGACGCAGCGCGACGCTGATCGCACTGCCGGTGACGCCGCTGCGCTCTTTGGCCCTGCTGGTCGCCGGTGCGGCGCTCCTGGGCCTGTGGACGCGCGACGGGGCAGAGACGCGGAAAGCGGATGCCACTACCCTTGGGTGA
- the metF gene encoding methylenetetrahydrofolate reductase [NAD(P)H]: MRPVMPDRAPTIRELLAVGEKSFSFEFFPPKTDKGMQSLWRTIRHLEALRPTFVSVTYGAGGGTRDKTVDIVERIATDTTLTPVAHFTAVNHSTAELRHLIGRFAGVGVRNILALRGDPPGDPMGEWVKHPQGVEYAGELVRMIRSYGDFCVGVAAFPYKHPRSAGIEDDTRHFVAKCRAGADYAITQMFFRAEDYFRLRDRVAAAGCDIPIIPGIMPVTKISTIERSEQLSGAPFPPEVAARFEAVADDPEAVRRLGVEHAAELCQELLDQDAPGIHFITFNQSPATREVYGLLNVEPRSASLTV, encoded by the coding sequence ATGCGTCCCGTGATGCCTGACCGCGCGCCCACGATCCGCGAGCTGCTCGCCGTCGGGGAGAAGTCGTTCTCGTTCGAGTTCTTCCCGCCCAAGACGGACAAGGGCATGCAGAGCCTGTGGCGCACCATCCGCCACCTGGAGGCCCTGCGGCCCACGTTCGTGTCGGTGACGTACGGCGCGGGCGGCGGCACGCGGGACAAGACCGTCGACATCGTCGAGCGGATCGCCACCGACACCACGCTCACCCCGGTGGCGCACTTCACGGCGGTCAACCACTCCACCGCCGAGCTGCGGCACCTCATCGGGCGGTTCGCCGGCGTCGGCGTGCGGAACATCCTGGCGCTGCGCGGCGACCCGCCCGGCGACCCGATGGGGGAATGGGTCAAGCACCCCCAGGGGGTCGAGTACGCCGGCGAGCTGGTGCGGATGATCCGCTCCTACGGCGACTTCTGCGTGGGTGTGGCGGCCTTCCCGTACAAGCACCCGCGGTCGGCCGGCATCGAGGACGACACCCGCCACTTCGTCGCCAAGTGCCGGGCCGGGGCCGACTACGCGATCACCCAGATGTTCTTCCGCGCCGAGGACTACTTCCGGCTGCGCGACCGGGTCGCGGCGGCGGGCTGCGACATCCCGATCATCCCGGGCATCATGCCGGTCACCAAGATCAGCACCATCGAACGGTCCGAGCAGTTGTCGGGCGCGCCGTTCCCGCCGGAGGTCGCGGCCCGTTTCGAGGCCGTCGCCGACGACCCGGAGGCGGTGCGGCGGCTCGGCGTGGAGCACGCCGCCGAGCTGTGTCAGGAGCTGCTCGACCAGGACGCCCCGGGCATCCACTTCATCACGTTCAACCAGTCGCCCGCCACGCGCGAGGTGTACGGGCTGCTGAACGTCGAGCCCCGGTCGGCCTCACTGACCGTCTGA